In Zygosaccharomyces rouxii strain CBS732 chromosome F complete sequence, a single window of DNA contains:
- the CDC9 gene encoding DNA ligase (ATP) CDC9 (similar to uniprot|P04819 Saccharomyces cerevisiae YDL164C CDC9 DNA ligase found in the nucleus and mitochondria an essential enzyme that joins Okazaki fragments during DNA replication also acts in nucleotide excision repair base excision repair and recombination) — protein MLARVHQLSVIGVRRFGMATSSSQPKKQAKQATLAKFFSSVKDRNSPTKKNATPAFPTTTNVKRESPVRSNSNEKESSPMFDDSNGRSSACSSAGLEMESAPAPKKLKMESDSNSTSKNNQDDHFSTVPYADVCNIFQEIESTSSRLSIIKICSDFFTQIVKEDSRNLVPTTYLFINKLGPDYEPGMELGLGEGLLMKTISESCGKSLAQVKNRYREMGDLGQIAMEARNVQPTMFKPKPLTVGEVFVNLRNIANAQGKDSQNKKIKLIKRMLTACQGVEAKFLIRSLESKLRIGLAEKTVLISLSNALLRHEQGLDVEPSDEAVDKAEQSIRDAFCQVPNYEIVINTCLEHGISQLHKHCQLTPGIPLKPMLAKPTKAITEVLDRFQGQLFVSEYKYDGERAQLHLLPDGTMRIYSRNGENMTERYPEIDIRDFLSDPSTESLILDCEAVAWDKEQGKILPFQVLSTRKRKDVDAKDVKVRVCLFAFDLLCHNGEPLINKSLRERQDDLQKVTKPVDGEFRYANKLITANIEELQHFLDQSVKDSCEGLMVKMLDGPESHYEPSKRSRNWLKLKKDYLNGVGDSLDLCVLGAYYGRGKRTGTYGGFLLGCYNQDTGEYETCCKIGTGFSEELLQQLYDRLKPTAMEAPAAFYVYDSAQQPDVWFEPTLLFEVLAADLSLSPVYKAGSAQYDKGISLRFPRFLRIRDDKSVEEATSSEQVVDLYEAQAHLS, from the coding sequence ATGCTTGCCAGGGTACATCAACTCTCTGTCATCGGTGTAAGACGTTTTGGAATGGCTACTTCATCATCTCAACCCAAGAAACAGGCAAAACAAGCTACTTTGGCCAAGTTTTTCTCTTCTGTCAAAGATAGAAACTCACCCACCAAGAAAAATGCCACACCTGCTTTTCCTACTACTACCAATGTGAAGCGCGAATCACCTGTAAGATCCAATTCTAATGAAAAGGAGAGTAGCCCGATGTTCGATGATTCTAACGGTAGATCTAGCGCATGTTCTAGCGCAGGATTGGAAATGGAATCGGCACCTGCTCctaaaaaattaaagatgGAATCCGATTCCAATTCCACTTCTAAGAATAATCAGGATGACCATTTCTCTACAGTGCCCTATGCAGATGTTTGTAACATTTTTCAAGAGATTGAATCAACATCATCACGTCTGTCGATCATCAAAATATGTTCAGATTTCTTTACCCAGATTGTGAAGGAAGATTCCAGGAATTTAGTGCCCACCACCTATCTATTCATCAATAAATTGGGTCCTGATTATGAACCTGGGATGGAATTGGGTCTTGGTGAAGGACTTTTAATGAAGACTATCAGTGAATCATGTGGTAAATCATTAGCGCAGGTTAAAAATCGTTATAGAGAAATGGGGGATTTAGGACAGATCGCCATGGAGGCACGTAATGTTCAGCCAACAATGTTCAAACCAAAACCCTTGACCGTGGGGGAAGTCTTTGTCAACTTGAGAAATATCGCTAATGCACAGGGTAAGGATtctcaaaataaaaagataaaattgattaaaaggATGCTAACTGCCTGCCAAGGTGTTGAAGCTAAATTTCTTATTAGATCTTTAGAATCTAAGTTGAGAATTGGTCTGGCGGAGAAAACAGTTCTCATTTCGTTGTCGAATGCCTTGTTAAGACACGAACAAGGTCTTGACGTGGAACCGTCCGACGAAGCCGTTGACAAGGCGGAACAAAGCATTAGAGATGCCTTTTGTCAAGTTCCCAACTACGAGATTGTAATAAACACTTGTTTAGAGCACGGAATTTCTCAATTGCACAAACACTGCCAATTGACCCCCGGTATACCGCTGAAACCGATGTTGGCTAAACCTACAAAGGCTATCACCGAAGTTCTGGACAGATTTCAAGGCCAATTGTTCGTATCTGAATACAAGTACGATGGTGAAAGAGCCCAATTACATTTACTACCTGACGGTACCATGCGTATTTATTCTCGTAACGGTGAAAATATGACCGAGAGGTATCCAGAAATCGATATCCGTGATTTTCTATCGGACCCTAGCACGGaatctttgattttagaTTGTGAAGCTGTTGCCTGGGACAAAGAACAAGGCAAAATCCTACCATTCCAAGTCTTAAGCACACGTAAGCGCAAGGATGTAGATGCTAAGGATGTCAAAGTACGTGTCTGTCTATTTGCATTTGATCTGCTGTGCCATAACGGCGAACCCTTGATTAATAAATCTTTGCGCGAGCGTCAAGACGATCTGCAAAAAGTGACCAAACCTGTAGATGGTGAATTTCGATATGCCAACAAGCTCATTACAGCAAACATAGAGGAGCTTCAGCACTTCCTAGATCAATCTGTTAAGGACTCATGCGAAGGGCTCATGGTTAAGATGTTAGATGGTCCGGAATCTCATTACGAGCCCAGCAAGCGGTCTCGGAACTGgctgaaattgaagaaagacTATTTGAACGGTGTAGGAGACTCTCTTGATCTATGTGTTTTAGGAGCTTATTACGGTAGAGGTAAGCGTACAGGTACCTATGGTGGATTCTTACTAGGGTGCTACAACCAAGATACAGGTGAGTACGAGACTTGTTGTAAAATAGGTACTGGTTTTTCAGAGGAATTACTTCAACAATTATACGATAGGTTAAAGCCAACTGCCATGGAAGCGCCTGCTGCATTCTACGTTTATGACTCAGCTCAACAACCAGACGTATGGTTCGAACCCACATTACTTTTCGAGGTGCTAGCTGCCGACCTGTCTCTATCGCCGGTGTACAAGGCAGGTTCTGCCCAGTATGATAAGGGAATTTCGTTGAGGTTCCCACGGTTCCTGAGAATAAGAGATGACAAGTCTGTCGAGGAGGCAACATCCTCCGAGCAAGTAGTTGATCTATATGAGGCTCAAGCTCACTTATCCTGA
- the HMX1 gene encoding Hmx1p (similar to uniprot|P32339 Saccharomyces cerevisiae YLR205C HMX1 ER localized, heme-binding peroxidase involved in the degradation of heme) yields the protein MATIPAPTDVGALANRINFHTRDAHNKINAYMSVRLAFALKHGWIFRQGILAYYYIFQAIEQELDRIMDHARNEKEMQMQNVLGKFWMNDFRRTDRIFQDLTLLYSPEFPTESSLEQFLTSGNHLAPTLQAFVDSIHKNVQEEPCTILAYCHVLYLALFAGGKVMRSNLYRHTGLFPKFQHLSPRELVQRGTNFFTFSEEGSEAENKLRWRYKRGYELATRDELTEEQKQKIISVSSEIFQWNMETIAEIGELNRQELMGSVSFRLLTYLHEEWKHTDKLSKNQKDLLVLAVLVVQFLIVYLVLRRILA from the coding sequence ATGGCTACCATTCCAGCACCTACAGATGTGGGAGCGCTTGCTAATAGAATAAACTTTCACACAAGAGATGCACATAACAAAATCAACGCCTATATGAGCGTAAGGCTGGCGTTTGCGCTCAAGCACGGTTGGATCTTTAGACAAGGCATTCTAGCATATTACTACATTTTTCAAGccattgaacaagaattggaccGTATAATGGATCATGCGagaaatgaaaaggaaatgCAGATGCAGAATGTCCTGGGGAAATTTTGGATGAATGACTTTAGGAGGACAGAcagaattttccaagacCTGACCTTGTTATATTCTCCTGAATTCCCAACCGAATCTAGTCTAGAACAATTTCTAACGAGTGGGAACCACTTAGCGCCCACACTGCAAGCCTTTGTGGATTCAATCCATAAAAATGTGCAAGAAGAACCTTGTACGATCCTAGCCTATTGTCACGTTTTATACTTGGCACTTTTCGCAGGTGGTAAAGTGATGAGATCTAATCTCTACAGACATACGGGTCTTTTCCCCAAATTCCAACATCTATCGCCAAGAGAATTGGTACAGAGGGGTACGAATTTCTTTACATTCAGTGAAGAAGGTTCTGAAGCTGAAAACAAATTGAGATGGAGGTATAAGAGAGGTTACGAATTAGCCACGAGAGACGAATTAACCGAAGAacagaaacaaaaaatcATTTCGGTATCaagtgaaattttccaatggAACATGGAGACAATTGCAGAAATCGGTGAATTAAATCGTCAAGAGCTAATGGGATCGGTTAGCTTTAGGCTGCTTACCTATTTACATGAGGAGTGGAAACACACCGATAAGTTGTCTAAAAATCAAAAGGATCTTTTGGTATTAGCAGTTCTCGTGGTACAATTCTTAATTGTCTATCTAGTACTTCGCAGAATCTTGGCATAG
- the MSS51 gene encoding Mss51p (similar to uniprot|P32335 Saccharomyces cerevisiae YLR203C MSS51 Protein required for the maturation and translation of COX1 mRNA involved in maturation of COX1 and COB mRNA) translates to MLRSIRLCRPITQRRTIIGFVRNALGLDPPPSPDDPTPENRFHLWDQSPAGDLRERAARIRALAQCPVTGKEINYTCPLSGIPTHHSKEAWEQDKKYHESKKWELLKKVNIYEHDLRSGRPFPEFDFPQDLEFDRTVNMTNWDLFFYTRQFYSMDTEFQLAAVTKMLSYPITIASVLNQFSPYSLNPKGPITLEGLKSLAALRYTLYPFENKTVAATKDRPMRLFILGARAEALLPGHVWKQLQFLFPETAFELHFIGPECLVNKEKHQYVSSPAPVVKRIDETLSFVYHTDYFHVYHDAQDFFPYDPYLDAFFCFHPGFGAPESTKLWLEKTIPGLLETKCAIFATGVNKSALLRDINAVMDKHSKEIDILMEPTKNIYGSTKWELNDVNPQEVYQFNMYIAGFRGKRYHAIEI, encoded by the coding sequence ATGCTTCGTAGCATTCGTCTGTGCAGACCCATTACCCAACGTCGAACAATCATTGGATTTGTTAGAAATGCATTGGGTTTAGATCCACCACCTTCTCCAGATGATCCAACGCCCGAAAATAGATTTCATCTCTGGGACCAATCTCCTGCAGGAGATTTGAGAGAGCGTGCCGCTAGGATAAGAGCATTGGCACAGTGTCCAGTTACCggtaaagaaatcaattaCACATGCCCGTTATCAGGAATTCCAACACATCATTCGAAGGAAGCATGGGAACAAGACAAAAAATATCATGAATCTAAAAAATGGGagttattgaagaaagttAACATATATGAACACGATCTTCGCAGTGGTAGACCTTTCCCTGAATTTGACTTCCCACAAGACTTAGAATTTGATAGAACTGTCAATATGACTAATTGGGACCTTTTCTTTTATACACGacaattttattcaatgGATACAGAATTTCAATTAGCTGCAGTTACTAAGATGTTGAGTTATCCAATTACCATTGCCTCTGTCTTGAACCAATTTTCAccatattctttaaatcctAAGGGGCCAATAACGCTGGAGGGTTTAAAGTCCCTAGCGGCACTACGTTACACGTTATACCCCTTTGAAAATAAGACAGTGGCTGCAACTAAGGATCGCCCAATGAGACTCTTTATTCTGGGTGCAAGAGCTGAAGCTTTACTACCAGGTCACGTTTGGAAACAGCTACAATTTTTATTCCCAGAGACAGCTTTCGAATTACATTTTATCGGACCCGAATGTCTTGTCAACAAGGAGAAGCATCAGTACGTGTCAAGTCCTGCGCCCGTCGTAAAACGTATTGATGAAACATTATCATTTGTCTATCACACGGATTACTTTCATGTTTACCACGATGCACAAGATTTTTTCCCCTACGATCCATATTTAGATGCcttcttctgcttccaTCCAGGTTTTGGAGCTCCAGAGTCAACTAAGTTATGGTTGGAAAAGACCATCCCAGGCTTATTGGAGACTAAATGTGCTATTTTTGCTACGGGAGTAAACAAGTCTGCATTATTACGTGATATAAATGCAGTTATGGATAAACATAGTAAGGAAATTGATATATTAATGGAACCAACAAAGAACATCTATGGATCAACTAAATGGGAACTTAACGATGTAAACCCCCAAGAAGTTTACCAATTCAACATGTACATAGCTGGATTCCGTGGTAAGAGGTATCATGCTATTGAAATTTAG
- the CDC36 gene encoding CCR4-NOT core subunit CDC36 (highly similar to uniprot|P06100 Saccharomyces cerevisiae YDL165W CDC36 Component of the CCR4-NOT complex which has multiple roles in regulating mRNA levels including regulation of transcription and destabilizing mRNAs by deadenylation basal transcription factor), which yields MDKFGLEALVPLVKQEDRELSGKYDHSMTLGADLSSMLHSLGIPRDSKRHKVLDTFQSPWAETSRSEVEPRFFIPESFVNIPNVLHSQSTPPCFNSVQQDQQRVALFQDETLFYLFYKHPGTVIQELTYLELRKRNWRYHKTLKAWLTKDPKMEPVVSSDGLSERGSYVFFDPQRWEKCQRDFLLFYNAIM from the coding sequence ATGGATAAGTTCGGATTAGAGGCCTTAGTGCCCTTGGTAAAGCAAGAGGACCGAGAATTATCTGGTAAATATGATCATTCAATGACTTTGGGGGCAGATTTATCTTCTATGCTACATTCATTGGGAATACCAAGAGATTCAAAAAGACATAAAGTACTGGATACATTTCAATCACCATGGGCAGAAACGAGCAGAAGTGAAGTAGAACCTAGATTTTTTATACCAGAGTCTTTTGTTAACATACCAAACGTATTGCATTCCCAATCGACGCCGCCCTGCTTTAACAGTGTGCAACAGGACCAGCAAAGAGTAGCACTTTTCCAAGATGAAACTCTTTTTTACCTTTTTTACAAACATCCAGGTACTGTAATCCAGGAATTGACTTATTTGGAACTACGTAAACGCAATTGGCGTTATCACAAAACCTTGAAGGCATGGTTAACAAAGGACCCAAAGATGGAGCCGGTAGTATCGTCAGATGGATTAAGCGAACGAGGATCTTATGTATTTTTTGATCCTCAAAGGTGGGAGAAATGTCAAAGAGATTTCCTACTTTTCTATAATGCTATTatgtaa
- the FAP7 gene encoding nucleoside-triphosphatase (similar to uniprot|Q12055 Saccharomyces cerevisiae YDL166C FAP7 Essential nuclear protein involved in the oxidative stress response) produces the protein MESRRYHPNVLITGTPGSGKSTTSELLQRRLSDFQYYNISDFAQENDCFDGYDEGRKSHIVDEDKLLDLLEPLLRKGGNIIDWHVNDVFPERLIDLVVVLRCENSILFKRLKKRGYHQTKIDENIDAEIMGVVMQDALDSYEKEIVVELTSDSTEQMENNVDRIVSWVELWQDQHHSGVTNELHEQESDSESESESDE, from the coding sequence ATGGAGTCAAGAAGGTATCATCCAAACGTATTAATCACAGGAACACCAGGAAGTGGTAAATCTACTACAAGCGAGCTCCTACAGAGACGGTTATCAGATTTCCAGTACTACAATATCTCAGACTTTGCACAAGAGAACGATTGCTTCGATGGGTACGATGAAGGTAGAAAGTCACACATTGTCGATGAGGATAAACTATTAGATCTCCTGGAACCGCTGCTGAGGAAAGGTGGTAACATCATCGACTGGCACGTTAATGACGTCTTCCCCGAGAGACTGATAGATCTAGTGGTGGTACTGAGATGTGAAAACTCCATCTTAttcaagagattaaaaaAGAGAGGTTACCACCAAACCAAGATTGACGAAAACATAGATGCCGAAATTATGGGCGTTGTCATGCAAGACGCACTGGACTCTTACGAGAAAGAGATTGTCGTAGAACTTACGAGTGATAGCACAGAGCAGATGGAGAATAACGTAGATAGAATTGTTTCCTGGGTCGAATTGTGGCAGGATCAACACCATTCCGGAGTAACAAATGAACTGCATGAACAAGAAAGCGACAGCGAAAGCGAAAGCGAAAGCGATGAATAA
- the NRP1 gene encoding Nrp1p (some similarities with uniprot|P32770 Saccharomyces cerevisiae YDL167C NRP1) → MYYVVLEVETAHLIEIPKDQCRIAKISYQFVNAETLQVHYQENQAPLHIISENDSTNLHEAVANLNEEINRIAGDEPFVLCSLNSTWHLRVTLSRQARDQNFALPSYLQHPKIFDLWKEYERWCVNHPEVMPLRKNGGRRMKDVAELARVLDINGLNFNDSSFDLSRSVEILLRLHQRCSTPEDMAMVLTHPYDSHMDVRNFLQECSKVLYLNNLPPDTTQSELESWFTQFGARPVGFWTVKNIVEETSNVNNNWSMNNSPYVEEQDSISGFVVFQTHEEATEVLTLNGRSILSNMANTKQPRVVEHIVEIQPSSTRVLDRAQEILSPFPQSKNKPRPGDWNCPSCGFSNFQRRTACFRCSFPATTAVQVNTKQYISGGPAANLQNGKITPSPSQTYYPLNVTPTQTVPTPQSRHNTTMTPHMDQSMAMLHGTGAAGAGGNNYRYPGAQSLNFVANNVNNGNGNGNNNSGSNNRYNGQGNGGSNVPFRAGDWKCPSCIYHNFAKNVVCLRCGGPKITAVDLENAATTSNNINNNNGVNQHDAKVVAKNNSVSLLDLTSMGSTVSLSDKLPNGNATSSAAYDGFGVALDSRSVSEPKW, encoded by the coding sequence ATGTACTATGTTGTCTTGGAAGTGGAAACGGCGCATTTAATTGAGATTCCTAAGGACCAATGTCGAATCGCCAAAATATCTTATCAGTTTGTCAATGCTGAGACTTTACAGGTTCACTACCAGGAAAACCAGGCTCCATTGCATATAATTTCTGAGAACGATAGTACCAATTTGCATGAAGCTGTTGCAAATTTGAACGAAGAGATCAATAGAATTGCCGGTGATGAGCCATTTGTTCTATGTTCACTAAATTCAACATGGCATCTCCGCGTCACTCTATCAAGACAGGCAAGGGATCAGAATTTTGCCCTTCCATCATATTTACAGCATCCCAAGATATTTGATTTGTGGAAGGAATACGAGAGATGGTGTGTAAATCATCCCGAGGTAATGCCATTGAGGAAAAATGGCGGTAGACGTATGAAGGATGTTGCGGAACTGGCAAGAGTTTTAGATATTAATGGGCTGAACTTTAACGATTCTTCATTTGACCTTTCACGTAGTGTGGAAATTCTTCTACGATTGCATCAAAGGTGTTCTACACCTGAAGATATGGCAATGGTTTTAACCCATCCCTACGATTCACACATGGACGTTCGCAATTTTCTGCAAGAATGTTCCAAAGTATTgtatttgaacaatttacCGCCGGATACGACTCAAAGCGAATTGGAATCGTGGTTCACACAGTTTGGAGCAAGGCCAGTTGGATTCTGGACGGTTAAAAACATTGTGGAGGAGACTTCAAATGTTAATAACAATTGGAGTATGAACAATTCACCATATGTGGAGGAACAAGATAGTATTTCGGGATTCGTGGTTTTCCAGACTCATGAAGAAGCCACAGAAGTTCTCACCTTAAATGGTAGATCTATTTTATCTAATATGGCAAATACAAAGCAGCCAAGAGTTGTCGAACACATTGTTGAAATTCAACCTTCGTCAACAAGGGTCCTTGATAGAgctcaagaaattttatctCCTTTCCCACAGAGTAAGAATAAACCAAGACCTGGCGATTGGAATTGCCCTTCGTGTGgcttttcaaatttccaGAGACGAACTGCCTGCTTCCGTTGTTCCTTCCCTGCTACCACAGCTGTTCAAGTTAATACGAAGCAGTATATTAGTGGAGGTCCAGCAGCTAATCTACagaatggaaaaattacaCCTAGTCCAAGTCAAACTTACTATCCTCTTAACGTTACTCCAACACAAACTGTACCAACACCTCAATCTAGACACAATACAACTATGACACCGCATATGGACCAAAGTATGGCGATGTTACATGGTACTGGAGCTGCAGGTGCGGGTGGTAATAATTACCGCTATCCTGGTGCACAATCATTGAATTTTGTTGCTAATAACGTtaacaatggtaatggcaatggtaataataatagtggTAGTAATAATCGTTACAACGGCCAAGGAAACGGTGGGTCGAATGTTCCATTTAGAGCGGGTGACTGGAAATGTCCCTCTTGTATTTATCACAACTTTGCCAAGAATGTTGTATGTCTACGTTGTGGTGGTCCCAAAATTACAGCTGTAGATCTGGAGAATGCAGCTACTACtagtaataatattaataataataatggtgtCAACCAACACGATGCTAAAGTGGTGGCTAAGAACAACAGCGTTAGTCTATTAGATTTGACATCAATGGGCTCAACGGTATCGTTAAGTGATAAGTTACCAAATGGTAACGCTACGAGTTCGGCAGCTTATGATGGGTTTGGTGTAGCATTGGATTCTAGAAGTGTTTCGGAACCcaaatggtga
- the SFA1 gene encoding bifunctional alcohol dehydrogenase/S-(hydroxymethyl)glutathione dehydrogenase (highly similar to uniprot|P32771 Saccharomyces cerevisiae YDL168W SFA1 Long-chain alcohol dehydrogenase (glutathione-dependent formaldehyde dehydrogenase)) codes for MSTEGKPVTSLAAVAYEAGKPLSVEEITVDPPKAHEVRIRVKKTAVCHTDAYTLSGADPEGAFPSILGHEGAGIVESVGEGVTSVKPGDHVVALYTAECGKCKFCKSGKTNLCGSVRATQGKGVMPDGTSRFKNKKGETLLHFMGCSTFSEYTVVADVSVVAVDPKAPLESACLLGCGVTTGYGAAVKTANVQKGDTVAIFGAGTVGLSVAQGAKARGASQIILVDINDAKKKYMHEFGATDFINPATDLQNGQTIVEKLIEMTDGGLDFTFDCTGNVKVMRDALEACHKGWGVSVVIGVAASGQEISTRPFQLVTGRVWKGSAFGGIKGRSEMGGLIKDYQGGALKVDEFITNRRPFKQINEAFEDLHAGDSLRTVLNYTD; via the coding sequence ATGTCTACTGAAGGAAAGCCAGTTACCTCCCTTGCTGCCGTAGCCTACGAGGCTGGAAAACCCTTGAGTGTGGAAGAGATTACAGTCGATCCTCCAAAGGCTCATGAAGTCCGTATCCGCGTCAAAAAGACAGCTGTGTGTCATACCGATGCTTACACTTTGTCAGGTGCTGATCCTGAAGGTGCATTCCCAAGTATTCTTGGCCATGAAGGTGCCGGTATAGTCGAATCCGTCGGTGAAGGTGTAACTAGCGTTAAGCCTGGTGACCATGTTGTGGCTCTGTACACAGCCGAATGTGGTAAATGTAAATTCTGTAAATCTGGTAAGACCAACTTGTGTGGTTCTGTTAGAGCTACTCAAGGTAAAGGTGTTATGCCAGATGGTACCTCGAGattcaagaacaagaaggGTGAAACCCTATTGCATTTCATGGGCTGTTCCACCTTCTCTGAATATACAGTGGTTGCAGATGTGTCCGTTGTTGCCGTTGACCCTAAGGCACCTTTAGAAAGTGCCTGTCTATTGGGTTGTGGTGTTACTACTGGTTACGGTGCTGCAGTGAAAACTGCTAACGTCCAAAAGGGTGACACTGTCGCTATCTTTGGTGCTGGTACCGTTGGTCTATCTGTAGCACAAGGTGCCAAGGCCAGAGGTGCCTCCCAGATTATCTTGGTTGATATTAACGATGCTAAGAAGAAGTACATGCATGAGTTCGGTGCAACCGATTTTATCAACCCAGCAACCGATTTGCAGAATGGCCAAAccattgttgaaaaattgattgaaatGACCGATGGTGGTCTAGACTTTACCTTTGACTGTACTGGTAACGTTAAGGTGATGAGAGATGCTCTAGAAGCCTGTCACAAGGGATGGGGTGTCTCTGTGGTCATTGGTGTTGCAGCCTCTGGTCAAGAAATCTCCACCAGACCATTCCAATTGGTCACTGGTAGAGTCTGGAAGGGTTCCGcctttggtggtattaAAGGTAGATCTGAAATGGGTGGCTTGATCAAGGATTACCAAGGAGGTGCCTTgaaagttgatgaattcatcaccaacagaaGACCTTTCAAACAGATCAACGAGgcctttgaagatttacaTGCAGGTGATTCTTTGAGAACTGTTTTGAACTACACTGATTAA
- the COQ9 gene encoding ubiquinone biosynthesis protein COQ9 (similar to uniprot|Q05779 Saccharomyces cerevisiae YLR201C FMP53) translates to MFKRLCQVSLRRYHPSKGEHLNSSRLGPLNYGLDSPQYAVLSHALKVSVPVVGFNERAIVHSLNQLNYPSTMLSVIGASNSPSLLHSSPAVMELVKFHLVQKRLQLSQDLSSEEKPSLEDLFIKRLELNVPIAGHLSQLLSHVSVPGPFTVDTALPELHRLSDDLIYYSNEKDHHDFAWYSKRLGISCAYVSSELFMAQDKSHNYEETFQFARDKLQRTMQLGEYYNNTEEWLWYTLLNSINLAKSQMARG, encoded by the coding sequence ATGTTTAAGCGTCTTTGTCAAGTTTCTCTACGTCGATACCACCCATCTAAAGGGGAACATTTGAATTCAAGTCGACTAGGTCCCCTAAACTACGGTCTAGATTCTCCTCAATATGCAGTATTATCTCACGCTCTTAAGGTTTCAGTACCTGTGGTAGGGTTTAATGAAAGAGCCATTGTtcattctttgaaccaGCTGAATTATCCATCTACCATGCTGAGTGTTATTGGTGCTTCTAATTCACCCTCGTTGTTGCATTCATCGCCAGCTGTAATGGAACTGGTTAAGTTCCATCTAGTGCAGAAGAGGTTGCAACTCTCACAAGATTTGTCCAGTGAGGAGAAACCTAGCTTAGAAGATCTATTCATCAAAAGACTCGAATTGAACGTCCCTATAGCTGGTCATCTTTCACAATTGCTATCGCATGTGTCGGTTCCAGGGCCTTTCACAGTGGACACTGCACTGCCAGAGTTACATAGATTGTCTGACGATCTAATCTACTACTCGAATGAGAAAGATCACCACGATTTTGCATGGTATTCCAAGAGATTGGGTATTAGTTGTGCGTACGTGAGCAGTGAACTGTTTATGGCTCAAGATAAGTCACACAATTATGAGGAAACGTTTCAATTTGCTAGAGATAAATTACAACGTACCATGCAATTGGGTGAATATTACAACAATACTGAAGAATGGCTATGGTATACACTTCTGAATTCGATTAACTTGGCAAAATCACAAATGGCCAGGGGCTGA
- the YKE2 gene encoding tubulin-binding prefolding complex subunit YKE2 (highly similar to uniprot|P52553 Saccharomyces cerevisiae YLR200W YKE2 Yeast nuclear gene), whose translation MSELAAQYQKLQGELENFIVARQKLETQLQENKIVDDEFNGLKSDSKVYKLTGNVLLPVEQDDARTNVSKRLEFIQTEIDRCENNIKGKQEEQERVKAELIKLRSGDTN comes from the coding sequence ATGTCAGAGCTTGCTGCTCAATATCAAAAACTGCAGGGTGAGTTAGAAAACTTCATAGTTGCTCGTCAGAAGCTTGAGACCCAATTACAAGAGAATAAGATTGTGGACGATGAGTTTAACGGTTTAAAATCTGATTCGAAAGTTTACAAACTTACTGGTAACGTTCTGTTGCCAGTGGAACAAGATGATGCTCGTACCAACGTTAGTAAAAGGTTAGAGTTCATTCAAACTGAAATTGATCGCTGTGAGAATAATATCAAAGGTAAGCAGGAGGAACAAGAGAGAGTTAAAGCTGAGTTGATTAAACTGCGTAGTGGTGAtaccaattga